GACGGTATCCATTCAAGGGAAGCCTGTACCGGAGGCGTGTTAATATCTTCATGGAGGAACATACACCGGAAATAGATGAGATGGAAGATATAGAGGATCGATTAAGCGAGATACGCACGGCGTTACTGGCGTACCGGCTGCTAATGCCAGACCCACTAAAATTAAAACCTGAGGATTACACTACAGAGGTGAATGGCACAGCTTTCAAATTGAGAGGTGGAACACTCCAAGTTTTCAGGCCGATATTGAGAGCGGCAAAGCAGTTCAATATTCCAACGGATCCGATAGTGAAGTACGCCTATCAACAATATGTGAGATACAAGGAGGAAATGCTGGTCTCTGAGGAAGCAAGCGTAATATTTTACATTTACAAAAGCCAGCGAGCGGGAGTACACGAAATTCCATTAAGCGAAATTGCTCACCAATGCGAGATACTGGGCAAAAGCAGCAAGCCGTCGCCAACCAGGGTGGGCTATATGCTGAAGGGAATGGACCTGAAAACCGACAGAACCAGTGGAGGTACCGTTTTGCGAACCAGCAAAAAACAGAATGAAAAGAAGCTTGCGTATCTATACCAAAAATATGAGGTGGAATACGCAGAAATGGAGGAACAAGATGAGAATGGTGTATCTTATGAAACTTTGCCATAAAGGTTCACACGGTCTTTATATGAGGAAAAATGAACCTTATGCAACTTATGAACCTTTACTATATAGTTCTCTCATTAACTATACAAAACCTCGATTACGCCCACCAATACATATCCTGATAAGATTCACAAGATTCACACCCTTCATTTCGTCGGAGGCAAGAATTGCAAAACACATATTCAGTAAGAACCACAGAGTTCATTTCCAGAAAAAGGATAAAAATTTAATCCCACAGGTCGCAGGCGGCGCAGCTGGCAGTCTGTTGATTCCATCACACAAGATATCTGGTTGGTCGGTGAATGCAGGAGCCGAGCAGTCGGCCATATCCTCACGCAATATGCGAAAAAGCATGAAGCAGATAGCCAGGATGGTGATAACGATGCTTGAAAGCACGGCTTTTAAGCACTTTCACGGACAGGCTGGAAGAATTACATATGGTGGGGAGGAAAACGCTGTCAGCCCCACCGGAAGGAGGTTGAATTGCTACCCTTGAAACCAATCAAAGAAATCCTGAATCAGGAATGTAACTCCCACCAAATTAGTGTAGAAGCAGTTATTAAAACACGGGATTTTTTAGAGGAGATAACAACTAGATTGGCAAAAGAAGGCATAAAAGAGATGGATAAATATAACGAAGGCAGGAAAATCCAGGGGCTGAAGGAGATAAAGAGACTTCCGGCATGGGTTGTGGAGAAGGTAACTCACAACATTTTAAAACAAATTGACGATACAAACATAGGCTTCCGATCTGAAGAGGTTGTAAGTCTAGGTGGCTGTAAGATGTTAAAAGACAAAAAAGCCATCAAATCCGCAAAAGAAGACGACAGTAGAATGGAGGCATGTTATGAACTTTGAGCAGGCGCTACAGGAATACAGGAACTACATGATACGTGAAGGCTACAAACCTAAGACCATCAATCACTATACAAAAACCGTAAAAGACAATCTCCAAAACAAAGATCTAGACGAACTTCAACAGAAAGACCTCGATGGGATAAAATTGAGACTGACACAAAAATACCAGGTGCGAGGAAACCGAGTGAGATTCTCGGGAATCAACCTGTTCTGTAGGGCTGTACTACAACAACCAGACCTGCATCTTACGCTGCCTCGTCCAAAAACCAAAAACAAAGATGTGCTGACCCCAGAGCAGGTGAACAAGATACTCAGGGTTGCTAAGAAGGGCAGCAAACGTACCTACGCTATGATGTTGACCATGTACGACTGTGCACTACGCAAGGGGGAAATAATCAACCTAAACCTCACAGATGTGCATTACGAGGCAAATGAACTCTATATAAAGGATGCAAAGACCGGTGACGGGATAGTTACGATAAGTGACAGAGCATTGGAGGCAATAAGAAACTACGTTGAAGGAGAAAGAAATCCAGAAAAAGATGATGAAAAAGCTTTGTTTCTCAACAAATACGGTAGGAGAATAGGTGAAAAATTTGTTCGGTACTATGTTAAAAACTGTGCAGCAAAGGCAGGGATAACAAAAAGAGTTTATCCTCACATGTCCAGAGCAAGTTGTATAACACATCTGCTCAATTCCAGGGTAAACCCTGCTACTGTCCAGAACCATGCGAGACACAAGAATTTCGCGACAACTATGATCTATGACAGA
The sequence above is a segment of the Candidatus Thermoplasmatota archaeon genome. Coding sequences within it:
- a CDS encoding tyrosine-type recombinase/integrase; its protein translation is MNFEQALQEYRNYMIREGYKPKTINHYTKTVKDNLQNKDLDELQQKDLDGIKLRLTQKYQVRGNRVRFSGINLFCRAVLQQPDLHLTLPRPKTKNKDVLTPEQVNKILRVAKKGSKRTYAMMLTMYDCALRKGEIINLNLTDVHYEANELYIKDAKTGDGIVTISDRALEAIRNYVEGERNPEKDDEKALFLNKYGRRIGEKFVRYYVKNCAAKAGITKRVYPHMSRASCITHLLNSRVNPATVQNHARHKNFATTMIYDRPTQQQMHMDIKKIFDNHPEDISEGTKAVDSSDRRLKLVDKLIAGEITEGTFNNIISVLKESPNYKNTGNMYV